One Polaribacter sp. SA4-12 genomic window carries:
- a CDS encoding SOS response-associated peptidase, which translates to MCYHISNTKSARKLEDFFDAKFKNDIVYEPNYHLNGFDNRPVYIIPQQENYVIKSAKWGLLPENLENSDSFKKRFNTLNAKSETLFTSNLWKEPIANRRCLILADGFFESKHIGKNKYPHYIRLKDQEPFAFAGIYNQHNNGAFSCSIITKKANPFMAEIHNSKERMPIILDKSFEKEWLNPSFSKSSINEIINTGFTSKEFEAYTVSKNVTNSRIESNTIDILRPYYYPELNTLF; encoded by the coding sequence ATGTGTTATCATATTTCAAATACTAAATCAGCTAGAAAACTAGAAGATTTTTTTGATGCAAAATTCAAAAATGATATTGTTTATGAACCAAACTATCATTTAAATGGATTTGATAATCGTCCTGTTTATATAATACCTCAACAAGAAAATTATGTAATCAAATCTGCAAAATGGGGATTACTTCCAGAAAACCTAGAAAACTCAGATAGTTTTAAAAAGCGATTCAATACTTTAAATGCTAAAAGTGAAACGTTGTTTACTAGCAATCTTTGGAAAGAACCAATTGCAAATAGAAGGTGTTTGATTTTGGCAGATGGTTTTTTTGAAAGTAAGCATATTGGCAAGAACAAATACCCTCATTATATCCGACTTAAAGACCAGGAACCTTTTGCTTTTGCAGGAATTTATAATCAGCACAATAACGGTGCTTTTTCCTGTTCTATTATTACTAAAAAAGCAAATCCTTTTATGGCTGAAATTCATAATTCTAAAGAAAGAATGCCAATAATATTAGATAAATCATTTGAAAAAGAATGGTTAAATCCATCCTTTTCTAAAAGCAGTATTAACGAAATTATAAATACAGGTTTTACCTCTAAAGAATTTGAGGCTTATACTGTTTCTAAAAACGTTACAAATAGCAGAATAGAAAGTAATACAATAGATATTTTAAGACCTTATTATTACCCAGAATTAAACACGTTATTTTAA
- a CDS encoding XRE family transcriptional regulator → MKIISKNIKHLRTLKKISQEGLAEELKVTRSRIGSYEESRSSPTLEFLLDLSDYFKIPVDILLRNDLTKTKDTSFIQIGEKRVLFPITVNEHNENLIEVVSAKVSAGYLLGYNDPEYIEQLEKIKLPFLPTGKHRAFPIKGDSMLPMKDDSYVVAEFVEDIVDVKNGTSYIIVTRNDGMTYKRVYNQIEEKGSLLLKPDNREYQSYEVPISEVLELWKFTCSINTQEYDEHELKLSSIIQMFNGLGIELKQLEKSLRAN, encoded by the coding sequence ATGAAAATTATATCAAAAAACATTAAACACTTAAGGACATTAAAAAAAATTTCTCAAGAAGGTTTAGCAGAAGAATTGAAGGTAACTAGATCTCGTATTGGTTCTTACGAAGAAAGTCGTTCTTCACCTACACTAGAGTTTTTACTAGACCTATCTGATTACTTTAAAATACCTGTTGATATTCTATTGAGAAATGATTTAACAAAAACAAAAGACACATCATTTATACAAATAGGAGAGAAGAGAGTTTTATTCCCTATAACTGTTAATGAACACAATGAAAACTTGATTGAAGTTGTTTCTGCAAAAGTATCTGCAGGTTATTTACTAGGGTATAATGATCCAGAATATATAGAACAATTAGAGAAAATTAAATTGCCTTTTTTACCAACAGGAAAACACAGAGCATTCCCCATAAAAGGAGACTCTATGTTGCCTATGAAAGATGATTCTTATGTAGTTGCAGAATTTGTAGAAGACATAGTAGATGTTAAAAACGGAACTTCTTACATTATCGTTACTAGAAATGATGGAATGACGTACAAACGAGTATATAATCAAATTGAAGAGAAGGGGAGTTTACTCTTAAAACCAGATAACAGAGAATATCAATCTTATGAAGTTCCTATTTCTGAAGTTTTAGAACTATGGAAATTTACATGTAGCATAAACACGCAAGAATATGATGAACATGAGTTGAAATTAAGTAGTATTATACAAATGTTTAATGGACTTGGTATTGAGTTAAAACAATTAGAAAAATCTCTAAGAGCGAATTAA
- the dinB gene encoding DNA polymerase IV: protein MKKNILHLDLDTFFVSCERLIDSRLQKRPLLVGGTGDRGVVAACSYETRLFGVHSGMSMKVARRLCPEAVIIRGNTSIYSKYSKIVTEIVKEKVPIFEKASIDEFYADLTGMDTFFGSYKYASELRQRIIKESGLPISFGLSGNKIVSKVATGEAKPNNQLLINEGFEKEFMAPLSIRKIPSVGEKTYQILRNLGVEKVKVIQEMPVEMLVSVLGLNGRTIWKRANGIDNPPLIPFHERKSISTERTFNKDTIDMKKLSETIFAMAENLAYQLRKGDKLASVIVVKIRYSDFNTYTKQVKIPYTSADHIIIPTVLELFKKLYQRRLLIRLVGVKITDIVSGNYQINLFDDSEQMLDLYNAMDTIRNKYGELSITRAASMGAKTIGRFSNPFNGEPPTLLAHRKQ, encoded by the coding sequence GTGAAGAAAAATATTTTACATTTAGATTTAGACACGTTTTTCGTGTCTTGTGAACGTTTGATTGATAGTCGTTTACAGAAAAGACCTTTGTTAGTTGGTGGAACTGGTGATCGTGGTGTGGTTGCTGCTTGTAGCTATGAAACGAGACTTTTTGGAGTGCATTCTGGTATGTCTATGAAAGTAGCAAGACGTTTGTGTCCAGAGGCAGTAATTATAAGAGGAAATACAAGTATTTATTCTAAATATTCTAAAATAGTTACAGAAATAGTCAAAGAAAAAGTACCAATTTTTGAAAAAGCAAGCATTGATGAATTTTATGCAGATTTAACAGGAATGGATACTTTTTTTGGAAGTTATAAATATGCATCAGAATTAAGACAACGAATTATAAAAGAAAGTGGATTGCCTATTTCTTTTGGATTGTCTGGAAATAAAATTGTTTCAAAAGTTGCAACTGGTGAAGCAAAACCAAATAATCAACTGTTAATTAATGAAGGATTTGAAAAAGAATTTATGGCGCCATTATCAATTCGAAAAATACCTTCTGTTGGAGAAAAAACATATCAAATTTTAAGAAATTTAGGAGTAGAAAAAGTAAAAGTAATTCAAGAAATGCCTGTTGAGATGTTGGTGAGTGTTTTGGGGCTAAATGGTAGAACAATTTGGAAACGTGCAAATGGAATTGACAATCCTCCTTTAATTCCTTTTCATGAAAGAAAATCTATTTCAACAGAACGTACTTTTAATAAAGATACTATTGATATGAAAAAACTGTCTGAAACTATTTTTGCGATGGCAGAAAATTTAGCATATCAACTTCGTAAAGGAGACAAATTAGCATCTGTAATTGTTGTAAAAATTAGATATTCAGATTTTAACACCTACACAAAGCAAGTTAAAATCCCTTATACAAGTGCAGATCATATTATTATACCAACAGTATTAGAACTTTTTAAGAAGTTGTATCAAAGAAGATTATTAATACGATTGGTAGGTGTAAAGATTACAGATATTGTTAGTGGTAATTATCAAATTAATTTATTTGATGATTCTGAACAAATGCTCGATTTATATAATGCTATGGATACCATTAGAAATAAATATGGTGAATTAAGCATTACAAGGGCTGCTTCTATGGGAGCTAAAACTATTGGTCGTTTTAGCAATCCTTTTAACGGTGAACCTCCAACTCTTTTAGCACATAGAAAGCAATAA